In Arvicanthis niloticus isolate mArvNil1 chromosome 4, mArvNil1.pat.X, whole genome shotgun sequence, a single window of DNA contains:
- the LOC117707367 gene encoding TD and POZ domain-containing protein 5-like — protein MSWDLEAMSWGYTHISVQEICYKWTISNFSRCMEGIIEKITSPVFSLGASDEVAWCLRVHPNGVDEESKDYLSLFLVLVSCPERPVWAKFQFWITNNRRKKYLNMKGSNVVSFLHNQHRGFKKFFLRGLLFLHQHWLLPEDQLTICCKVSIVGDFFSKPGQNMTPAIQDPRHVLTDDLQELWEKSLFTNCCLLVGGYEFRAHKAILAARSPVFRAMFQHKMKESLTNRVEIQDMDPQVFQVMIDFIYNGKVPDFHSYSMATGVLAAADRYGLEGLLVMCEDSLSKNLSLTNAAHTLILADLHSRKELKAQALKFIALYPFEVSETSGWKSMLESHPHLVAEASHSLASAQCPFLEPSLKRLKRS, from the coding sequence ATGTCATGGGACCTTGAAGCCATGAGCTGGGGCTACACACATATCAGTGTTCAGGAAATCTGTTACAAGTGGACAATTAGCAACTTTTCCCGTTGCATGGAGGGAATTATTGAAAAGATTACAAGCCCAGTGTTCTCATTAGGAGCCAGTGACGAAGTGGCATGGTGTTTGAGAGTACACCCAAATGGGGttgatgaagaaagcaaagactaCCTGTCACTTTTCCTGGTGTTAGTCAGCTGCCCAGAGAGACCAGTTTGGGCCAAGTTCCAGTTCTGGATCACAAATAACcgaagaaaaaaatatctaaatatgaaGGGCTCGAACGTTGTAAGCTTTCTGCATAACCAACACAGGGGATTCAAAAAGTTCTTCCTTCGAGGTCTCCTCTTCTTACATCAGCATTGgcttctccctgaagaccagcTCACCATCTGCTGCAAGGTGAGCATAGTAGGAGACTTCTTTAGCAAGCCTGGACAGAACATGACACCTGCAATCCAGGATCCAAGGCATGTGTTGACAGATGACCTACAGGAGCTGTGGGAGAAGTCCCTCTTCACAAACTGCTGCCTGTTGGTAGGTGGCTATGAATtcagggctcacaaggccatcctagcagctcgCTCTCCAGTGTTCAGAGCCATGTTTCAACATAAAATGAAGGAGAGCCTAACAAACCGAGTTGAGATCCAAGACATGGATCCCCAAGTCTTCCAGGTGATGATAGACTTCATTTACAATGGGAAGGTGCCAGACTTCCACAGCTACTCCATGGCCACTGGTGTCCTGGCAGCTGCTGACAGGTATGGCCTGGAGGGCTTGCTGGTCATGTGTGAGGATTCCCTCAGCAAGAACCTCTCTTTGACGAATGCTGCACAcactctcatcctggctgacctcCACAGCAGAAAGGAGCTTAAGGCTCAGGCCCTAAAGTTCATTGCACTTTATCCTTTTGAGGTTTCTGAGACCTCAGGATGGAAGTCAATGTTGGAGTCCCATCCCCACTTGGTGGCTGAAGCATCCCACTCCCTGGCTTCTGCACAGTGTCCTTTCTTGGAGCCATCACTCAAACGCCTAAAGAGATCTTAG
- the LOC117707366 gene encoding TD and POZ domain-containing protein 5-like, which yields MSGDLEAKSWGYTHISVQEFCYKWTISNFSLCMEGIREKITSPVFSLEANEEVAWCLTVHSNGVDDESKDYLSVFLETVICPERPVWAKFQFWITNNQREKYLNMKGSNIVSFLHNQHRGFKKFILRGLLLFHQHWLLPEDQLALCCKVTIVGDFFSKPGQNMTPAIQDPRHVLTDDLEELWEKSLSTDCCLVIGGHKFRAHKAILAAHSPVFRAMFQHKMKESLTNHVEIKGLDPQVFKKMMGFIYSGEVPHFHSCSMATGVLAAADRFGLEGLLVMCDDALCRNLSVKNAAHTLILADLHNRKHLKTQDLEFILLYPSEVSETSGWKSMMESHPHLVAEASHSLASAQCPFLEPSLKCLKLS from the exons ATGTCAGGGGATCTGGAAGCCAAGAGCTGGGGCTACACACATATCAGTGTTCAGGAATTCTGCTACAAGTGGACCATTAGCAACTTTTCACTTTGCATGGAGGGAATTAGGGAAAAGATCACAAGCCCAGTGTTCTCATTAGAGGCCAATGAGGAAGTGGCATGGTGTTTGACAGTACACTCAAATGGAGTTGATGACGAAAGCAAAGATTACCTGTCAGTTTTCCTAGAGACAGTCATCTGTCCAGAGAGACCAGTTTGGGCCAAGTTCCAGTTCTGGATCACAAAtaaccaaagagaaaaatatctaaatatgaaGGGCTCTAACATTGTAAGCTTTCTACATAACCAACACAGGGGATTCAAAAAGTTTATTCTCCGaggtctcctcctcttccatcagcattggcttctccctgaagaccagcTTGCCCTCTGCTGCAAGGTGACCATAGTAGGAGACTTCTTTAGCAAGCCTGGACAGAACATGACACCTGCAATCCAGGATCCAAGGCACGTGTTGACAGATGACCTAGAGGAGCTGTGGGAGAAGTCCCTCTCCACAGACtgct GTTTAgtaa tagGTGGCCATAAATtcagggctcacaaggccatcctagcagctcACTCTCCAGTGTTCAGAGCCATGTTTCAACATAAAATGAAGGAGAGCCTCACGAACCATGTTGAGATCAAAGGCCTGGATCCCCAAGTCTTCAAGAAGATGATGGGCTTCATTTACTCTGGGGAGGTGCCACACTTCCACAGCTGCTCCATGGCTactggtgtgctggcagctgctgacagATTTGGCCTGGAGGGTTTGCTAGTCATGTGTGACGATGCCCTCTGCAGGAACCTCTCTGTGAAGAATGCTGCACAcactctcatcctggctgacctcCACAACAGAAAGCACCTGAAGACTCAGGACCTGGAGTTCATTCTACTTTATCCTTCTGAGGTTTCTGAGACCTCAGGGTGGAAGTCAATGATGGAGTCACATCCCCACTTGGTGGCTGAAGCATCCCACTCCCTGGCTTCTGCACAGTGTCCTTTCTTAGAACCATCACTCAAATGCCTAAAGTTATCTTAG